The Seriola aureovittata isolate HTS-2021-v1 ecotype China chromosome 8, ASM2101889v1, whole genome shotgun sequence genome contains the following window.
taTGAagcacatgtttttttaattactatCATTTGAATAAgcttaatgtgtttttgctgctcaGAGAGACGTTACCCCACAGATTTTtactcattattttttatcttatttctgttttatttgaggAAATTCACTGAACTTCATTGTCAAATTGTGCAAAACCTTCATATGTAACATTTTTGAggaatgtaaatgtttcaaaacacacccttttttttaatttcatagcTTTTTCCAGTACCAAAACACATCCAATTTAAAGTATTGTGTGAAAAGATGCCTCCCAGTTTGATATTGTCttataaagtgttttttcacatttaaataaaatgtttccagtaaactgctgtggtgtttttattgtaattgaAGGTACTGAACACGTCCACATACAGGACACCTTGCAGTGTTATATTCATGGGgataaactaataataataacagtttatCTGAGAATGCAGATTGACCTTTAAGGTGAGGAGAAACCCAAAAATCTCATCCTAACATAGCTCCTGGTGTTCACTCTGTCGTCACGCTGTCAGAGCACATTTATATCCAGAATCCGCTAGAAATGCACACGGGCTCTCTCGCCGCTTGACCTCAATGTATCACTTTCCTCTTAACAGCCTGCACTGGAAATCTTGAGGCGGCGAGATGGACGGTTTAACCGTGCAGACTCCGGTTTCAAGGAGTCCTCGGATGTGTGGAGCCGGTTGCTAAGGGGCTCCTGgctccatagcaacagcaggAGATTAGTGTGTGACACCATCAACAGGCAACAGGTCGACACATTCAGCCCAACAGCACTGCTGCGAGGTGAGATGGTGTCTGAAAAACAAGGTAAAGTTAACAAGTCGTACATGCACCAGAGTCTACAGGTATTTCTGGACTGATGTTTTCAGCCtcgtgtgtttctgttggtggTTCTTGCAGGAGTCCGGCCCAGATTTGGTCCATCGGACAGGTGAAGTAACATCagttttttaatcagtttcttACTTTTTCAGATGCATCAATGACTTGACTGAAGCTGATGATGGTTTTTAAGAGTGCCAGAgtctgctgcttcttttttttttttttttgctcatttgtaTTTCACATAGATATTTTTCATCTGACAAGAGCTGAAATCTCAGGTTTAAATggataaacagctgaaatagTTAATTGACTAAAAACAATATAAGTAAATGGATGATATATCTGATATAGCTTCTTCCGACAGATCATTGATCAGGGATATTGTGAATGCAAACCTGACACCAAAGAAGCCTAAATGTTGAAAACTGAATTGTATCAAACAAATATTGTAACAGTATCCACATTTATATAATCAATGCTCTTAAATAGCATCCAGTTTATAAATGTTCATAACAGGAAGTATCCATGACAGGTGGTACTTGAACTGTCATATTCCCCATAgttttattatagttttttatttatttcatatagCATAGTTGCTTATTCACCTCTGATCTGCTCTCATCTTAATAAACATTAATCATTAATGTATTGCATTTGGCCATAACTGGGAAAGTGTCACTGTCCActtattatatttctgtttttctatatGTCCACATACCTGCTTGAAGTTAAAGGAGAAGTCTGGTCTCTTTCAGGCAAAGCTGCAAATTGTAAAAACcattgtaaagaaaaatgaatgactCGCAGATAAACTGTGACAGTTTCATCTTTCAGTTTGATTAGTGGTCAACGGTGAGGTTTAAAACTCAAAACCAACTGTTTAAACTTAAGAGCAGGATCAGGTTTTTCGACGTTTCAGCTCTGCCAGAAAGAGTAGTCAGAGTGATtgcatgccccccccccaggcGCAAAGTGCCTGAAATACACTTGTATTGTgctgatttgtgttttgtttggggtgaatgttgtgtttttcttttttttttttggcagaatCTTGGAGCTGGCGCAGCACAAAACCTCAAAAACTTTTTGGGCTAAGATTCCGTGGTGAGGAGCTGAGTCATATAAACTTCTGACACCACAAGAAGTATCACAACGGCCTTTGTTCAGTGCGtgtttggttttacagtttttcagcGTTGCAGGACAACTTCACTTCCAGCTGTTACATCATAtgagtttgcatgtttgttCATTGATCCAGTGTGAAAGAGACTCCAAGAATCCAATAGCCTGTGTGGTCAATGTTTCCTTTCtataaaacaatgtaattaGAGACAGATGTTTGGCACGATCAGAATGAACAGAGGTCACATGTGATTGAAAGTATCATTGTTTCATTTGGTAATTGCCCACttggaaaaaatatttatcCTGCTTCTGCATCAACATCTTCATAATCGCAGCTGCCTCACTGGAAACTTTCCCTCTTTGTCATTGATCAGTGAGAAGCTGATCTGGGGCAACCAGGAGCCGATATGGCCCCTGTCCGCATCAGCGCTCGGAGTCAGTCCAAGCGCAAGAATCCAATACCTGGCCGAGCACAAAAGAGACTTCTCAGCAAGGGGGGACCACCGGAGGTAACTGTAGCCTCGTCTGCACCCCGAACATTATTGATGACTCTATCAAAAAGGCATGAGGCTTGAGAGGgctgtttgtgttcacactcGGATGCAGTGTACACAAGCTTTTACTGTTGTGCTGCATCGACATTATTTGTGGAAATGTTTGCAAAGCTGAAGGGTAATAACTTCCAAAGTCCCTGTGATGATTCAGGAAACTGTAAAGTGATGTTGAGGAGTGGTTCCAGATGCATCCTGgtcagagccccccccccccccccccccccacccgaGAGCTGTCAGGCTCAATTAACAGAAGGGAAAGACCTGATGCCAGTTACAGCCCcccaggcttttattttgatattgcTTGTTGCTTCCTGACTCAGCCGTCACATTAAAAGCACATTGACATGCAGTGTAATTGCATCAGAAGCCCACGCAGGAAGTGCAGCTCCCagagaaataatgataatttacaTTAATTGACGATGACAGCGATCACCTGCTGGTTGTTCGCAGTGTGGAGAAGCTGTGAGGAGATACTGATCCGGGCTGATGAAGACAGTGTGTACAGATGGACTGACTAAATTTAGACTGTGATGAATGTGGTTGCAGGTTCTGTTATGTCTGCTGCTCCACGTCTAATCACATCAGTCTGCAGGCCAGAGGTCGCGTCCATCTCGTTCGTTTCTAATCGActtatttagaaaaacatttcactaaaaGACCAAAAGAACAAGGAATCAAATATCATAATGTTATTGGTGGAATACCTCAATATCAATAGGGGTGACGGCTGGTGCCTTTATTCACTATAGgacttattttcattatcagttaatctgcttttttttcttcctttttttgattaatcacaTGGTCTACAGCACCCAAATGgagaaaatgatcattaaaaaGCTCAAGTGAATGGCTTCACAAAGTTTTCTTTGCCTGAGCAGCAGTTGAAACCCCAAAGATTCTCAATTGTctttggtataaaaaaaaaaatcctcccaATTAAGAAGCTGGAAATGGTTTCACTTGAttgacaattaatcaattatttaaatatttgcagattaattttctgtgttaGGCTAATTGATGGAAAATACTAAACAATTTGGGAATTGATAAGCCATTAAAGTCATTCATTAATCAAAGATGAGAAAAGATgcaaaaagattattttctgtttttctcttgttaaaTTGAATCTCTGGGTTTCCACggttgtttggacaaaacaagacctTTAAAGAGGTCACCATTGTCTTTGTGAACTAAATTAGTGATTAATTAGTTAAAAGAATAATAGAGATGCAtgcaaataatgattattttccagTAAGTAAGAAGTTAGTTTCACTCAGCATAAACAGTCAGATAAGCTCAGAAAAAGGCGTTTATGATataaaaagatgttaaaaaagcTCAAATCTAGAACATGTCTCATGTGAATTGGCATCAATATTATATTGTGACATCACTCCGCTCTAAACTGAAATCAGAACTTTCCACTAAATTCTTGGTCAATTCTTTGTGTTAGTCCGTCtctaaataattttttaacttCCTTACTGAAGACGTCAGAGGAAATATCTTTCAAACAGctcacaaagtttttttttttttttttttttaaatgtcactaaCTTCCTAAAACAgccactgtagtttttagcaaacttTCCCTTAAACAAGAGGAAGCAGTGCAtttattggggactattttcagcggcggattaatccacatttgctGTAGTGGTGAGTATTTCTGGCAGCAGCGACGTGcgtgtgggactgagtcaaaataaactacagtgtgtgtgttcatgttgatgGAGGAACATGtcaacagtgcaacagtgtgagTCACTGGacctctgtggctcagaggagtAAGACATATCAGGCTTTAGATACACACAGTACCTGTTCATAGGATCAATTCAgcttttaatgagtttttatggaCAAAACCAAACTCATCATTCTACACTTTGTACGAGGATTTTGCAGAGATGACTCATCACTActtacatttttgctttaagGACAAAAAACTGAATCAGAATGAGTTTGTCAGCAGGAAACAACCCACAATCTCAATTAAGTGTTTAACTAAATTTTAACGTTTTCGCTGGTGCAGAGGATGTTCCACTCATACCTCCGTCATCAGCTGAGCTCTGACACTTATCCATTGTTCTGtaccccactcctcctcctcctcccttctgaCTGGAGACATTGTTTTGTCCCAGACTCACAACAGAACACACCATAATGGACATGGTAATAGCTTCCATTTTCCTGCAGGAAGCAGGAGGCGAGCTTCTTCAGGAAGACCCAGCGTCCTTCCTCCAAGACGTCCCAGTATGAGGACATTGTCCGCCTGTCGACACCCAAAACCAGGAGCCGCAGCTCCCAGGAAGCAGGGTAAACGCCCCGTTAGTCATCAGCACTCAACCAGTGAAGTTCAGTTAAACTGAGACAAACCAACCGAACCAAAGTCAAACGAGTGTGTTACTGAAGAACTAACTTGGTGATTTTCAGGCTATAAGATGTAGAAACTGACATATAAATTTAAACTGAGCTAAATCTGGTTGAGAAGTGAAAAATTTTAGACATTCAAAATAGCATATACGCAGTGATAAAGTCATTGAAATTCTCATAAATCAACAGTTACATGCAACTTAAACATCTAAACAAACTTCCACTTTTTAACCaaatttcatttagttttaacCTGGATGTCTATCCATGTGTTGCAAATCACTGAAACGATGCTTTCTAGGAagattttttacattacatgcaCCGTCTGGCACCATATGGTAGATCTGTTGGTCATAAACAACAAAGTAGAAACTTCACCTGGTGACGatgctggatgaaaagtcaggagatcactgagataataactaataatcattGTCATAACTACAAATGATTCAGTGTCTGTAACTCACGAGTGTCAgtacagtcacagtgacctttcaCCAGCTAATGTAACTAAAACCAAACTAACACGTCGTCTGACTTAAATTCATCATAGATGATTCATAATATTTGCCCACCAGAGGTCTCcgacagatttatttttacaatgtaaAATATCCTGCACGCTACCTACACTCAGTTTGTTAGCAACACCAAGCTAAAGCTAAAGTGGTCTAGTACAACAGCTctaataaatcctccttcagtCAGTTCAACTTGTACAATCATTTTGGTGGATGtagtgtgtgctgctgttgagtgtgtctgtcagtgggTGTTCAGCCCACCCTCATTGATTTGAATGGGATAGAAGTGAATGGGATATAGTAGAGACACgtgtcaacaacaacacaaactacagccacCCAAACAGTCACACAGTTGATTCAACACACTTAACTGACAACTAAGTGTATATTTGTAACCATCCTCTAATTACTTCATcaaaatgtttatgttatgggtttaagttttaaaaaaaaacagttgtcaCTGATATTGTATTCTTAGATcttaaatatcaatattggTATCAGCCTAAATTGGTGCTTAAACATTAAGATTAAAAGATTATTGTAAATTGAACATCTTTGGGGTTTGAAGTAAGTTGTGACCTgaaataagcttttttttccaaagtgtttgatattttattgactAAACAAGTCGTTTAGTCGCAGCCTTAAATGTAACTTTGCCAACTAGAAACCAGAGTTTTTCCTGCAGAAGCTGAATCAATTAAATTTGTTATTACTGTATTTCGATTATTATCTTTTCTCCACTGACAGCAACAGTTTAGAAAACATATTTACCTCATCAAACTGCTGCTTTAATGTGAAGAAATGTGTATAATAAGTGGAGCAGCTCCACGACAAACTCTTGgaggaaactgttttagagattATTTCCACATCCAGCTCTGCAGTAGACCTCCATGTCACCAGTTTTTGGCAGATTTGTGACTCCAAACTCCAAAAGCTTTTCATTCTCCCCTCAGGGAGCCCACATACGAACCAAAGTCTAGGATTTAATCGCTGCAGAATAAAACATATCATAAAGTAAAACACGAGAAGGCCAAGCAGAGGCTCCTGTCCAACACTAACGTCCCCGCTCTATGAGGAAGCCAACGTTTGGACATCTGTTATTTCAGTGTCAGACTGTGGGAGAGTGAGGAGCCGAGACAATAGAGCTTATTGTCCAGAGTTCAGGACCCCTGGGACGCTCGCAGACAGCCGCGGAAGTCTTTTTATAAATCCTGAACGCAGCAGCCGCAGAAACATGGTGCTGTTGGGCACGGACGGAGATTCATCCAGGGTTTATATTCTGAGCTCAATACACAAAATTAATGTTTGCTTTTATAATTTTAATAGTTGACATTACATTAACCgcacaaaaaataataatcaccaGCAGTCGAAACGTAAACCTCACATGTCGTTGCtccaaagaaacagaaaacaggcaAATCAGGCAAAGCACAAGGCAGAACCACGAGGCagataaaaatctaaaactttCCCTTCTAAAATTAAACACATTATAAATCTACCTTTTGAGAATAAAAGCACCTAACTCGACAAAAGCATTACTGTAGTGAAAGTTAGTGTAACTGCTCTTTGGGTCTCTTATCTGTTTTTGAGATGGAAGAATATGTGTATTTTCAAATACTAAAGTGCAAGCcattctgtaactttgtgatgtcacaacaaagcagtcactactctcagccacgccccaagccccgcccacctggacccaccatccaaccttgcaggatttggttgacttgaaatctgctacatttttactggatcactcagaaaacattcagccaaGGTTCACTTACTTACTCCAGGCTTTCAACTGTGTCCAGTGGACTTCTTATTCAGGCCTTTTGTAGAACGGTAGtttggttgaaagctccaggaACGGCCAAGTAAGTGGACCTTAACTTTAGAATATCTAACACAGATGTGTTTCATAAATTTACTTTAATAACACATTTAAACCTAGAAACTGTatgtattgtactgtatataatatgtaCTGTcataagatataaaataaagataaagaagaaTAAAGTCTTCAGTTGTTGCCATGCAGCATGTTTGAAGGTGTCTCTGTTGGTCCCGCAGGCCTCCTCACACACCCCACTGTGAGAATAACTGTCCGATCTGGCACATCGATCCCAGAGTGAAAACTGCTGCGATCACACCTcgactgctgcagctctcacGGCCCAAACTGATCCATCTAGACTTCCAGAGCAACAGAGAGGTGAGATCCTGAAGCACTGGAAAAACCCACAGACAGATAATTGGTAACATCGGCTGACAAGTTGCATCAGCGTCGTTGCACTGACTGACCGTGGTGGTGGTTGTATAAGGAGAGGGCAAAGTGACGATATAGGTTGAGACATTAGAAATGTTGGCCATCAGAGAGTTTACTATGCCGAGGTACCTCTTCCTTTCATGTCTCTGATTATATCAGACCACTGCAAGCTATTTTGTGAAAGATTTAATGTAATTAAGCACCTTTATTATTAGGTATTAATATACATGTTTCACTGAAAATAGACACTTGTGGACAGATTTTATCACTTTCACACACCTCATCATTTCGAATGGGACTGTTGTTGGAACACTTCTTATAAGAAATAAATTGAGACCCTCCTCAGTTACTGCTGGGATTCTTCATTTTTCTAATAACTGATGGTTGAAAGCCTCCAGAGACCATTTAACTTTCTACTAAATCTGACATTCTTTCGTCTGTTTGCTCCGCAGAGCGCTGCCTCCATCGTGTCCTTGGCATCCAGAAGAACCCGACTCTCTCAGCGACTGGTCCGGCTGTCACTGCCCAGACTGAAGCACAGCAACATCTGCTGCGAACTTGGACGTCCGGAGGAATCGATCTGGACTGTAAGGGCGCTCACTGACACAGATCTTCCCTTCAGAAGCATCTGTGTTCATTTTGACCTCACATGAACGCCAATTAAAAACCATTAGAAGACTCTTAATACACTAATATCAAGCTCTTACATTGAGCAGAACATTCCTTTAAaactgtcaacaaaacacagcaacaaacacaagagCAGAAACAGTTTTAAACAGTTATAGCCGGCCTGAAAGCTCAAcatcacaaaatacattttagaagATATTTTTCCAACAGTTTGAACCAAATTTCTGTCATCAATTGTGGAGATTACCATGATTTAtaatacattaaattaattgTGGAACTTTCGAATCATTATTATCAGCCAAATGATGCATTCTCTGCTTGCACGCAGTTTCCAGATTTTTATTGGCCCTCCATTGTTTTGCAGTCTGGTTCTGATTAACGGCTTTTAAGACATGAGTTTTGGTTCATTACTTTCTGAGTTTTCTCTGGCATTTTCCCCTTAAACTCCCTTTAACATTCGTTGAAGTCACTGGCATTATAATTTACATTATGTACCATACATCTGTCGAAAACCCTCTCGTATCAGTCGTTATCTCTACAAACAGGTTTCAGGGGCGGCGAAGAGAGCCACTGCAAGCACCCGAGTTGAGATGCTGGCAACACCGAAGCAGCTTCACGTGGACTACGTCCCTCCACGAGAACCAGAGTGGAGCCGGAGAAACGCCGTGTCCACCTGAGCTTCAGAACCACAACCGAGTCACTGCTGGTCTAGTCTGCGGCCTCTGTGAAACTTTGGGAATGATTCGTCATGGAAAAGTAAAAATTAGAATTAAGATTTaagctttaaaggtcccatagtttatacttttccagtgttttattttgaagtgttgatccataagaaggtatatttgtcattttaagaaccaaaaaccatctcagttacatctcctctctcaggcttctctctggagctatagtaacaacaggttggtgagccaatcagaagagaggaggctctgagcctctatTTTTAGCTAATAATCGCAATAAAGCTAATAGTTTGTTgagttgttttttatataatttgcaGTAATTCaagaaaatgtgataaaaccacaaaaacaaaagaagcctGACACCAAACTGCTTTAACTGCAACCTCCaaacaaatggaagaaaaatcaAGATAAGCAGAGACACCAGATTTTTGTAACAGGATCTACATGACaacttgaattttaaaaaagaagaaagtcatgacttattaaaaaaatatttgaaaataataaaatcactCCTGTGTTTAAATTCCTAACTCTGTTTGAGAGATGTGGAAGAGAAATGTGTCTGAGAACAATCCAAACTGGTTCGTCTGTTTCTCCGTTGATATCATCACCATGTGCATGAAACCTTAAAGAAGTTATTGTTGGATTGTGATATTATGACTTATGAAAGATTTCTGGTTTAAATCTCTGATCTTTTGGCAAAATCgaaagcagagagagtgagtgatgGTTAGGAATA
Protein-coding sequences here:
- the LOC130173427 gene encoding testicular haploid expressed gene protein-like is translated as MVSEKQGVRPRFGPSDRILELAQHKTSKTFWAKIPCEKLIWGNQEPIWPLSASALGVSPSARIQYLAEHKRDFSARGDHRRKQEASFFRKTQRPSSKTSQYEDIVRLSTPKTRSRSSQEAGPPHTPHCENNCPIWHIDPRVKTAAITPRLLQLSRPKLIHLDFQSNRESAASIVSLASRRTRLSQRLVRLSLPRLKHSNICCELGRPEESIWTVSGAAKRATASTRVEMLATPKQLHVDYVPPREPEWSRRNAVST